Sequence from the Kineosporia succinea genome:
AACGGCTTGGCGTGCGAGGACACGGCCGCCACGGTGTCGGCCTGGGCCCCCACCACCAGCGTCGGCACCTTGCTGGAGGAGAACGACTTCTTCGTGTCCCACGGCGTCAGCGGCACCGCGGCCTGCAGCGACGGCCGGCTCAGCGACGCCTCGAGGGTGCCGCCACCACCCATCGAGTGCCCCATGACAGCCAGGCGGGTCTTGTCGATGCGGTTCGCGACCCGGCTGTCGGCGGTGACCTGGTCGAGCGCCGCCAGCAGCTGCCGGCCCCGGCTGGCGGGCTGGTCGGACGTGGTGGTGGTGTCGATGTTGATCACCACGAAGCCCTGCGAGGCCACCCGCTGCGCCAGCCACGCCATGCTCGACTTGTAGGCGGTGAACCCCGGCGAGATGGCCACCGCACCGAAGGTGCCCTGACTGGTGTCGGTCGGGTAGTACACGTCGGCGCCGCCGAAGCCGCTGGCCTGCAGCCGCGAGATCGAGATCTGCGAGGTGGCGAAGGGGCCGCGGGTGGCTTCGACGGAGGACGCGGTGGGGGCCGGACCGCGCTGGTAGGAGTCGGTCGGCTCCTCGGCGTGGGCGCCCGGGCCGAGCAGGAAGCCTCCGGCCACCAGGGCCGTGGCGAGGGCTCCGGTCAGCAGGAGCCGGGATCGGGTCAGCCTCGAGTTCACGGGTCGATTTCCTTTCGGCGAAAGCGATGGGGACGCAACGATCCTCGCGAGCCGCGGTCAGGGCTTTCAACCGCGCGGGGTCAACGTGAGACGGAGGTCCGGGCATTCGTGACGATTGCCCTTGACGTCGAATCCGACTCTCTCGCAACGCATTGCAGCCACCCCAAGGCGACCTCAACCCGGCGTCAACGTCAGCTCATCATCGATGCCATGTGAACACAGTGCGTTATGTTGCTGAATGCGACTTAAAGGCTTTATGTTGCGTCGTGGTCATATCGCCCGGCAACCCCTTCGGACCCCCGCTCGACACCCAGCCCTCATCGCCGAAGATCTCGACGGGTGCCCGGCACAGTTCGCAGGTGCGTCGGACGGGCACCGCGGAACGCTGGGCCTTCGGGCAGCACCGTCTCGGGCTGGCAACGGGCGTGGTCACCATCGTCGTCACCGCCTGGGGCCTGGCCCGCAGCGCACTGTGGCTCGACGAGGGCGCCACCGTCGTCGCCACGCAGCGCACCTGGTCGGACCTGTGGACGCTGGGCGAGGGCGCCGAGACCCCGCTCCTGCCCTACTACGTCGCGCTGAAGCTGTTCGCCGGCGTCGCCCGCACCCTGGCACCGGCTCTCGAGCACCACCCCGAGATCCTGTTCCGCCTGCCCTCGGTCATCGTCACCGTGCTCGCGGCCTGGCTGCTGGCGGCCTGGGCGAGCCGCCTCGCACCGCCCCGCCTGGTCGTGGCCGCCGGGACGATGTTGCTTGCGTGCAGCGGCTTTTCCCGGTACGGGCAGGAGGCAAGGCCCTACGCCGCCGTGCTCTTCCTGGCCGTCGTGGCCACCGTGCTGTGGACCACCCTGGCCGACGACCCGCGTCCACGCTGGCTCGTCGCGTACGCCCTGAGCCTGACCGCGATGGTCGTCATGCACACCTTCAGCGCCGGACTGGCCGGCGCCCATGTTCTCGCGGCGCTGGTCTGCCTTCCGGCCGGGCGTCGCGGCCCCGTCTTCTGGCGCACCGCCGGAGCGGGTGCCGTCGGGGTCATGCTCGCCGCACCTGCGGCCGTGCTGTCGTCGCGTAACGGCACCGGCCCGCTCTACGTGTATCCCGACGTC
This genomic interval carries:
- a CDS encoding alpha/beta hydrolase family protein → MNSRLTRSRLLLTGALATALVAGGFLLGPGAHAEEPTDSYQRGPAPTASSVEATRGPFATSQISISRLQASGFGGADVYYPTDTSQGTFGAVAISPGFTAYKSSMAWLAQRVASQGFVVINIDTTTTSDQPASRGRQLLAALDQVTADSRVANRIDKTRLAVMGHSMGGGGTLEASLSRPSLQAAVPLTPWDTKKSFSSSKVPTLVVGAQADTVAAVSSHAKPFYRSLPDAPGKAYLELAGASHFAPNMSNTTIAKYSISWLKLFVDNDERYRTFICDGSAGTKASEYSNTCASFTP